One Vigna unguiculata cultivar IT97K-499-35 chromosome 7, ASM411807v1, whole genome shotgun sequence genomic region harbors:
- the LOC114190504 gene encoding glycinol 4-dimethylallyltransferase-like, with the protein MDSVHAISSAYNASSFTTGGSLWHSKRSTKNIYYTSCCDSKASQYKRKTQIEYNPLMFKQSRLKNHYKWIEGESTNEECNKKYVGKAISRPYSDSETEDSNSNNFFVSIKKFMVAFYWFCYPYTVIGRTLSTVSASLFAVEKLSDISPLFFIGLLQALVPHIFMDIYINGVNQLFDLEIDKINKPYLPLASGQISFTTGVIIVASSLTLSFGLAWIIGSWPLIWSIVSCFLLWTAYSINVPLLRWKSHPLLAAMTIFATWTFIFPITFFAHMQSFVLKRATMFPKSMIFAVVFMGFYSLGIALFKDIPDIDGDKTFGIQSFSARFGQKRVFWICVSLFEMAFGVAVVAALTSSSPLIKIVTGLGHGVLGWILWYQAKSVDLSSKASIGSFYMLVWKLLYVAYFLLPLIR; encoded by the exons ATGGATTCTGTGCATGCTATCTCTTCAGCTTATAATGCATCTTCATTCACAACTG GTGGAAGTCTCTGGCATTCTAAACGTTCAACCAAGAACATTTACTATACAA GTTGTTGTGACTCAAAAGCTTCtcaatacaaaagaaaaactcaaataGAATACAATCCTTTGATGTTCAAACAATCAAGATTGAAGAATCATTACAAATGGATTGAAGGAGAGTCTACGAATGAAGAatgcaacaaaaaatatgttggAAAAGCCATCTCAAGGCCATATTCTGATTCTGAAACAGAAGATTCAAATTCCAATAACTTTTTTGTCTCTATAAAAAAGTTTATGGTTGCTTTCTACTGGTTTTGCTATCCTTACACCGTGATTGGTCGG ACATTAAGCACGGTTTCTGCATCTCTCTTCGCAGTGGAGAAGCTATCAGATATTTCTCCATTGTTTTTTATTGGCTTGTTACAG GCTTTGGTACCTCACATTTTTATGGATATCTATATTAATGGTGTGAATCAGTTATTTGACCTTGAAATAGACAAG ATAAACAAACCCTATCTTCCATTGGCTTCTGGGCAGATATCCTTCACAACTGGTGTCATTATTGTTGCATCAAGTTTAACTCTG AGTTTTGGGCTTGCATGGATTATAGGTTCTTGGCCATTGATTTGGAGCATTGTATCGTGCTTTCTACTTTGGACTGCTTATTCAATCAAT GTGCCCCTCTTGAGATGGAAAAGCCATCCATTACTTGCTGCAATGACCATTTTTGCTACTTGGACATTCATATTTCCAATCACATTTTTCGCTCACATGCAG AGCTTTGTGTTGAAGAGGGCTACAATGTTTCCAAAATCAATGATTTTTGCTGTTGTGTTCATGGGCTTCTACTCTTTAGGTATCGCATTGTTCAAG GATATACCTGATATCGACGGGGACAAAACATTTGGTATCCAATCTTTTTCAGCACGTTTCGGTCAAAAACGG GTATTCTGGATTTGTGTTTCCCTTTTTGAAATGGCTTTCGGAGTTGCCGTCGTTGCGGCACTAACATCTTCTTCTCCTTTGATTAAAATTGTCACG GGTTTGGGACATGGTGTTCTGGGTTGGATTCTCTGGTATCAAGCAAAATCTGTAGATTTGAGTAGCAAAGCTTCCATTGGATCCTTCTATATGTTGGTCTGGAAG TTACTGTACGTAGCATACTTTCTCTTGCCCTTAATCAGATAA
- the LOC114192583 gene encoding glycinol 4-dimethylallyltransferase-like yields MDSMSLMSSPNVSSFRTGGNLWQSKHSTKNSSYASFVAPKASMQQRKIQIEYNLSRLKQPSINNELKSGEGGFIYKENDKKYIPKAIPKESFASEPRPYQPKHVVASVKHFFVTLFWFCYPYTMFGRILCTISASLLAVERLSDISPLFFIGILQILLPFTLIDLYVNGVNQLYDLEIDKINKPFLPLPSGAFSFKTGVIVTASSAILGFFTSYMIGSWPLFWGLLFFFLIWSGYSIKGPLLRWKKNPLLAAICIFSTMTFIFPLSFFYHMKTFVLKKAGVFPKPLMFSVVFMSLYSLGISLFKDIPDIEGDKAFGIESFSTRLGQKRVFWICVSIFESAFGVAFLAGLSSPFLWVKILTGLGNAILGSILWYRAKFVNLNDRASIRSYYMLIWKLLYVSYILLPLIR; encoded by the exons ATGGATTCAATGTCTCTCATGTCCTCTCCTAATGTCTCTTCATTCAGAACTG GTGGAAATCTCTGGCAGAGTAAACATTCCACTAAGAATTCTTCCTATGCAA GTTTTGTTGCACCAAAAGCTTCAATGCAGCAAAGGAAAATTCAAATAGAATATAACCTTTCAAGGCTCAAACAACCAAGTATCAACAATGAGTTAAAAAGTGGTGAAGGAGggtttatatataaagaaaacgATAAGAAATATATTCCTAAAGCAATCCCTAAAGAGTCTTTTGCCTCAGAACCTCGTCCTTATCAACCAAAACATGTTGTTGCCTCTGTTAAACATTTCTTTGTTACATTATTTTGGTTTTGCTATCCCTACACAATGTTTGGTCGA atATTATGCACGATTTCTGCATCTCTCCTAGCAGTGGAGAGACTATCAGATATATCTCCCTTATTTTTCATTGGTATATTACAG ATTCTCCTACCTTTCACGCTTATCGATCTGTATGTTAATGGCGTGAATCAATTGTATGACCTTGAAATTGACAAG atAAACAAACCATTTCTTCCATTGCCATCTGGGGCATTTTCCTTTAAAACAGGGGTCATTGTTACGGCATCATCTGCAATCCTG GGTTTCTTTACCAGTTATATGATAGGTTCATGGCCATTATTTTGGGGtcttctgtttttctttttgatatgGAGTGGTTATTCAATCAAG GGTCCCCTGTTGAGATGGAAGAAAAATCCATTGCTTGCGGCAATTTGCATCTTTTCTACAATGACTTTTATATTTCCCCTTTCATTTTTCTATCACATGAAG ACTTTTGTGTTGAAGAAAGCCGGTGTATTTCCGAAGCCATTGATGTTTTCTGTTGTATTCATGAGCTTATACTCATTAGGTATATCACTGTTCAAG GATATACCCGATATCGAAGGAGATAAAGCATTTGGCATTGAATCTTTTTCAACACGTTTAGGTCAAAAACGG GTATTCTGGATATGTGTTTCCATTTTTGAATCGGCTTTTGGAGTTGCCTTTCTCGCAGGATTATCATCTCCTTTCCTTTGGGTTAAAATTCTCACG GGTCTTGGAAATGCAATTCTTGGTTCAATTCTCTGGTACCGGGCCAAATTTGTAAATCTGAATGATAGAGCTTCAATTAGATCCTACTATATGCTGATTTGGAAG CTATTGTACGTATCATACATCCTCCTTCCATTAATTAGATAA